Proteins found in one Alicyclobacillus cycloheptanicus genomic segment:
- a CDS encoding ABC transporter permease — protein MNSVWQNIGRNIGMPLLASLFAIVIGGIIVAIIGFNPLVVYGSLVSGAFGNLYNLGSTLSGAVPLILIGLGIAIAFKAGLFNIGADGQYWVGAMASVWIGYHFTGMPGFPHILLALLGGMLAGGIWGGIVPGLAKAYLGAHEVITTMMMSYIGIFLVEYMIEEPHAPMRQPGFFPQSPQIATNTQLAPFLPLQVFQQSQLSVGLWIALAAAVVVWILLQRTTFGFQVRAVGFNQRASRYAGIRVPLYTVLTLGISGVFAGLAGGVQMLGVQYQLNDSFASQYGYTAIVVSLLARNNPFGCVIAGIFFAALNTGGQNMQQVSGVPASLTQVLTGLIIFFVAAERLIPMMRAWVRRRRPDARSHAADEGGTLA, from the coding sequence GTGAACAGCGTATGGCAGAATATCGGACGCAATATCGGCATGCCGCTGTTGGCTTCGTTGTTTGCCATTGTGATTGGCGGAATCATTGTCGCAATCATCGGGTTCAATCCATTGGTCGTCTATGGTTCGCTGGTTTCCGGCGCCTTCGGAAACCTCTACAACCTGGGCTCGACGCTCAGCGGCGCGGTACCGCTGATTCTCATCGGACTTGGCATCGCCATCGCCTTTAAGGCCGGCCTGTTCAACATTGGCGCAGACGGTCAGTACTGGGTTGGCGCGATGGCGTCCGTCTGGATTGGCTACCACTTCACCGGCATGCCCGGCTTCCCCCACATCCTGCTGGCGTTGCTTGGCGGCATGTTGGCAGGCGGCATCTGGGGCGGCATCGTACCGGGCCTCGCCAAGGCGTACCTTGGGGCTCACGAGGTCATTACGACCATGATGATGAGCTACATCGGGATCTTCCTGGTGGAGTACATGATTGAAGAGCCTCACGCGCCCATGCGCCAGCCAGGGTTTTTCCCGCAGTCTCCGCAAATTGCGACCAATACCCAGTTGGCGCCGTTCCTGCCGCTGCAGGTGTTTCAGCAGTCGCAATTGTCGGTTGGACTGTGGATCGCGCTGGCTGCCGCGGTCGTGGTGTGGATTCTCCTGCAGCGAACCACCTTCGGGTTTCAGGTGCGGGCGGTCGGATTCAACCAGCGCGCGTCTCGTTACGCGGGCATTCGCGTGCCGCTGTACACCGTGCTGACCCTCGGCATCTCCGGCGTGTTCGCAGGCCTTGCGGGCGGTGTGCAGATGCTCGGCGTTCAGTACCAGTTGAACGACAGCTTTGCCTCTCAATATGGGTATACGGCCATCGTCGTGTCGCTGCTCGCCCGAAACAACCCGTTCGGGTGTGTGATTGCTGGCATCTTTTTCGCCGCGCTCAACACCGGCGGGCAAAACATGCAGCAGGTTTCCGGTGTACCCGCGAGTTTGACCCAGGTGCTGACCGGTCTCATCATTTTCTTCGTAGCAGCGGAACGTCTCATCCCGATGATGCGGGCATGGGTGCGCCGGCGCCGGCCGGATGCGCGTTCGCATGCCGCAGATGAAGGAGGAACTTTGGCATGA
- a CDS encoding acyl-CoA dehydrogenase family protein, translating into MKHLYLTEEHEMFRTALRKFLEKEAVPYFDQWEREHRVPREFWRKLGAQGYLGPSVPEEYGGAGVDFSYSVVIGEELERVGSGLTGIGLHNDIVLPYLLSYGSEAQKKKWLPGCVTGDIITAIAMTEPGAGSDLAGVRTTAVRDGDTYILNGQKTFITNGIASDLVLVVCKTDPHANPPHRGMSLIWVERGTPGFERGRQLEKVGQHSQDTAELFFDNCRVPASNLLGEEGKGFQYLTEKLQQERLVVAIAAQTSAEETLKETIAYVKQRKAFGQPISKFQNTRFTIAELATKIELGRAFLDQLIARHIAGEDVVMQVSMAKYWHTDMVKEVVAACMQLHGGYGYMEEYKVARRYRDVPVMSIYAGTNEIMKTIIAKSLGL; encoded by the coding sequence GTGAAGCATTTATACCTCACGGAAGAACACGAGATGTTCCGGACGGCGCTGCGCAAGTTTTTGGAAAAGGAGGCCGTGCCGTACTTTGACCAATGGGAACGAGAGCACCGGGTGCCGCGTGAATTCTGGCGGAAACTAGGAGCACAGGGGTACCTGGGGCCCAGTGTACCCGAGGAATACGGCGGTGCGGGCGTGGATTTTTCGTATTCCGTGGTGATTGGCGAAGAATTGGAGCGGGTCGGCAGCGGGCTGACTGGCATTGGGCTGCACAACGACATTGTGCTGCCTTACTTACTGTCGTACGGCTCGGAGGCGCAGAAAAAGAAGTGGCTGCCAGGGTGTGTCACCGGGGACATCATCACCGCGATCGCGATGACGGAACCGGGTGCTGGCTCAGACCTGGCGGGTGTCCGAACCACGGCCGTGCGCGACGGTGATACATATATCCTCAATGGGCAGAAGACGTTTATCACAAACGGGATCGCGTCGGACCTGGTCCTGGTCGTGTGCAAAACGGACCCGCATGCGAATCCGCCGCATCGAGGCATGAGCCTGATTTGGGTGGAGCGGGGCACGCCGGGATTTGAACGGGGACGGCAGCTGGAAAAGGTGGGTCAGCACAGTCAGGATACCGCTGAACTGTTTTTCGACAACTGCCGCGTGCCTGCGTCCAATTTGCTCGGCGAAGAGGGCAAGGGGTTCCAGTACCTGACGGAGAAGCTGCAACAGGAGCGGCTGGTCGTAGCCATCGCTGCACAGACCTCGGCGGAGGAGACGCTGAAGGAGACCATCGCGTACGTGAAGCAGCGCAAGGCGTTCGGACAGCCCATCAGCAAGTTCCAGAACACCCGCTTTACGATTGCGGAGCTGGCGACAAAAATCGAACTGGGGCGGGCGTTTCTCGATCAGCTCATTGCCCGTCACATCGCCGGCGAGGACGTGGTGATGCAGGTGTCCATGGCGAAGTACTGGCATACAGACATGGTGAAAGAAGTGGTCGCAGCCTGCATGCAGTTGCACGGCGGGTACGGCTACATGGAGGAGTACAAGGTTGCCCGCCGGTACCGCGACGTGCCGGTCATGTCCATCTACGCGGGGACCAACGAGATCATGAAGACCATCATCGCGAAAAGCCTCGGCCTGTAA
- a CDS encoding ABC transporter permease, whose translation MTVLANPQLWAGTLSLAVPLAFPAIGGTFSERTGVVNIAMEGIMLVGAFFAVACSHWTGNPWLGLLAAMVAGGLVSWMFAWAAIRIAADQVVLGMAINFFGAGITAFLLNTIFGYNGTPTSTPALPMVTFPALANVPVLGWFFHQQSVLVYLMLLLVIVSHWFLFHTRLGLRMRAVGENPLAADTLGLNVWRLRYTGVIIGGVLSAIGGAYLSIGILNSFDVNMTDGRGYIALAAMIFGKWTPFGSFGAALLFGFASSLGNVLQGSNVPTDLIAMLPYALTILALAGLVGRSTAPAADGIPYLPNR comes from the coding sequence ATGACCGTATTAGCAAACCCACAACTGTGGGCGGGTACCCTTTCCCTCGCCGTGCCGCTCGCGTTCCCGGCGATTGGCGGAACCTTCTCGGAGCGTACCGGCGTGGTCAATATCGCGATGGAAGGCATCATGCTGGTCGGTGCGTTCTTCGCTGTCGCCTGTTCGCACTGGACAGGCAATCCGTGGCTGGGCCTGTTGGCCGCGATGGTCGCCGGCGGGCTCGTTTCATGGATGTTCGCCTGGGCCGCGATTCGTATCGCCGCAGACCAGGTTGTGCTCGGGATGGCCATCAACTTCTTTGGCGCCGGCATCACAGCGTTTTTGCTCAACACCATCTTCGGATACAACGGTACACCAACATCCACGCCCGCGCTGCCGATGGTCACGTTCCCGGCGCTGGCCAACGTTCCCGTGCTGGGCTGGTTTTTCCACCAGCAAAGCGTGCTGGTGTATCTGATGCTGCTGCTGGTCATCGTCTCGCACTGGTTCCTGTTCCACACACGTCTCGGCTTGCGCATGCGAGCCGTTGGGGAAAATCCGCTCGCAGCGGACACCCTTGGTCTCAATGTCTGGCGCCTGCGGTATACAGGCGTGATCATCGGCGGCGTGCTCTCCGCCATCGGCGGCGCGTATCTCTCGATTGGGATTTTGAACAGCTTTGACGTCAACATGACCGACGGCCGCGGTTACATCGCACTGGCCGCGATGATCTTCGGAAAGTGGACGCCCTTCGGCTCGTTCGGCGCTGCGCTGCTGTTCGGATTCGCGTCGTCCCTCGGCAACGTGCTGCAAGGGAGTAACGTGCCCACCGACTTGATTGCCATGCTGCCATACGCACTGACGATTCTCGCGCTGGCAGGCTTGGTTGGACGAAGCACTGCGCCGGCCGCGGACGGGATTCCGTACCTGCCGAACCGGTGA
- a CDS encoding PaaI family thioesterase: MTTTEVTGKENLLAALAEFDEADLQMALHAANAAKRARERKGATYFLHEFLGEHRRVEDDRAVLTIPVRDWMMNPGGILHGGIMAYLCDNTLGMASFLKSTRPGVTVDLNVRYHLPVVSGSITGVGEVVAGGSQINSARCEVHDDQGRIVATAAGTFYHKKRDVSKG; this comes from the coding sequence ATGACGACGACGGAAGTGACTGGCAAGGAGAACCTCCTGGCGGCGTTAGCAGAATTTGATGAAGCCGATCTCCAGATGGCCCTGCACGCAGCCAACGCGGCGAAGCGAGCACGGGAGCGAAAGGGCGCAACCTACTTCTTGCACGAGTTTCTCGGTGAACATCGTCGCGTGGAGGATGACCGCGCGGTACTGACCATCCCCGTCAGGGACTGGATGATGAATCCTGGCGGCATCCTGCACGGCGGCATCATGGCCTATCTCTGTGACAACACGCTCGGCATGGCGAGCTTTCTGAAAAGCACTCGGCCTGGTGTGACGGTCGATTTGAACGTGCGCTATCACCTGCCCGTGGTTAGCGGCTCCATCACGGGTGTCGGCGAAGTCGTCGCAGGCGGCTCGCAAATCAACTCCGCGCGCTGCGAGGTGCACGATGACCAAGGCCGCATTGTTGCAACGGCGGCGGGCACCTTCTACCACAAGAAGCGAGATGTGTCGAAGGGATAA